The Geoanaerobacter pelophilus genome includes a region encoding these proteins:
- a CDS encoding response regulator transcription factor: MAIRILIADDHAIVRDGLKMILETDMDMAVVGNAADGNAAISQAEALQPDVILMDISMPALNGIEACRTITQKLPGTRVIMLSMHNTHEHVFRSIRAGAKGYLLKESLGSEVITAIQTVMNGKSFLGAGIELPSRVSIRDILTIPKGPLDSLSDRERQILQHVVEGRTSAEIATILDLSAKSVETYRSRLMKKLNITNIPTLVKFALQQGITPTS; encoded by the coding sequence ATGGCCATCAGAATCTTGATTGCCGATGACCATGCCATCGTGCGCGATGGGCTCAAGATGATCCTTGAGACCGATATGGATATGGCTGTCGTCGGCAATGCCGCCGATGGCAATGCCGCAATCAGCCAAGCAGAGGCGCTGCAGCCGGATGTCATCCTGATGGATATCTCCATGCCGGCGCTGAACGGCATCGAGGCCTGCCGGACCATTACCCAGAAGCTGCCGGGGACGCGGGTCATCATGCTCTCGATGCACAATACCCATGAACACGTGTTCCGGTCGATCCGCGCCGGTGCCAAAGGATACCTCCTGAAAGAATCGCTCGGCAGCGAGGTGATTACCGCGATCCAGACGGTCATGAACGGCAAGAGTTTTCTCGGAGCCGGGATTGAACTCCCTTCGAGAGTCTCGATCCGTGATATCCTCACCATACCCAAAGGTCCGCTCGACAGCCTTAGCGACCGCGAACGACAGATCCTGCAACACGTGGTCGAGGGCCGGACCAGCGCGGAAATCGCCACGATTCTGGATCTGTCGGCCAAAAGCGTTGAAACCTACCGCAGCAGGCTCATGAAGAAACTCAACATTACCAATATCCCCACCCTGGTAAAATTCGCCCTGCAGCAAGGGATCACCCCCACAAGCTAA
- a CDS encoding PAS domain-containing sensor histidine kinase, producing the protein MGHLHRDYKNLRPEKRVALIYLIISIVWILFSDAAVFLLPDRGFRLALHTLKGWLFVSTSAVVIYYLMRHYVAQMKKAWQEALASEERLNLVLQSVNDGVWDWDLRTGLAYLSPKYYEIVGYSPGQITPDRQFFLSLIHPDDRPQVNEVIDRHLQRETADYRAEFRMIAGDGQDKWVLTRGRVVERDPDGQPLRMLGTISDISERKRIELTLQESENRYRTVVEDQTEVICRFLPDGTFIFANEVYCRLFDKTPEELIGNRWQPSAHPDDIPAIEAQLRAMSPANPIVVIENRAYVASGELRWMQFANRGFYDDQGQLREIQSVGRDITDRKKIEETIRRYIQRLLEQEEEIRKKLASELHDQICQDLTALGLDIAMITRLLPDEARNGLADRIKDTQAFLEEIIRSVRDIMAELRPPVLDYFGLAAALNWHAEIFTKRTGLAVELDLADNLERMAPEKELALLRIAQEAMNNASKYAAATTLRLSLARKDGTIRMSVSDNGIGFDVGQELQRLGNSGWGLTIMQERAQSINGHFAMDSAPGRGTTVRVMLKEEA; encoded by the coding sequence ATGGGACATCTTCACCGCGATTACAAAAACCTCAGGCCGGAGAAACGAGTAGCGCTGATCTACCTGATCATCAGCATAGTGTGGATCCTTTTTTCAGACGCAGCCGTCTTTTTGCTCCCGGATCGTGGTTTTCGGCTAGCACTGCACACGCTCAAAGGCTGGTTATTTGTCTCCACTTCGGCAGTTGTCATCTATTATCTCATGCGTCACTACGTGGCACAGATGAAAAAGGCCTGGCAAGAAGCCTTGGCCAGCGAAGAGCGACTGAACCTCGTTCTGCAAAGCGTAAACGATGGTGTCTGGGACTGGGACTTGCGCACCGGACTGGCCTACCTGAGCCCGAAGTACTACGAAATTGTCGGGTATTCCCCAGGCCAGATCACTCCCGATCGGCAATTCTTTCTCTCCCTAATCCATCCCGATGACCGCCCCCAGGTCAATGAGGTCATTGACCGGCACCTTCAGAGAGAGACGGCGGATTATCGCGCCGAATTCCGCATGATTGCCGGAGACGGTCAGGACAAATGGGTTCTTACCCGCGGCAGAGTGGTCGAGCGCGATCCGGACGGCCAACCGTTGCGGATGCTCGGCACCATCTCCGACATTTCTGAGCGGAAACGAATCGAACTGACCCTTCAGGAGAGCGAAAATCGTTATCGAACCGTTGTGGAGGACCAGACAGAAGTTATCTGCCGGTTTCTTCCAGATGGCACCTTTATCTTCGCCAATGAGGTCTATTGCCGCTTGTTCGACAAAACCCCGGAAGAGCTGATCGGCAACCGCTGGCAACCTTCTGCCCACCCCGACGATATCCCGGCGATCGAGGCGCAATTGCGGGCCATGTCTCCTGCCAATCCGATTGTTGTTATTGAAAACCGGGCTTATGTCGCTTCGGGAGAACTCCGTTGGATGCAGTTCGCCAACCGGGGGTTTTACGACGACCAGGGACAGCTGCGGGAAATTCAGTCAGTCGGGCGTGACATTACTGACCGGAAAAAAATCGAGGAAACAATCCGCCGCTACATACAGCGCCTTCTTGAACAGGAAGAGGAGATTCGGAAAAAGCTCGCATCTGAACTGCATGACCAGATCTGCCAGGACCTGACTGCCCTCGGCCTCGATATCGCCATGATCACCCGCCTGCTGCCGGATGAGGCACGCAACGGTCTGGCAGACAGGATCAAAGATACCCAGGCCTTTCTTGAAGAGATCATCCGGTCGGTCAGGGATATCATGGCCGAGCTGCGGCCGCCGGTGCTGGACTATTTCGGTCTTGCCGCGGCGCTCAACTGGCACGCGGAAATCTTTACCAAGCGCACCGGACTCGCTGTTGAACTGGATCTGGCAGACAACCTGGAAAGAATGGCCCCGGAAAAAGAGCTGGCGCTCTTGCGCATTGCTCAGGAGGCGATGAACAATGCGTCGAAATACGCCGCTGCCACCACCCTCAGACTGTCGTTGGCCAGGAAAGACGGTACGATCCGGATGTCTGTGAGCGACAACGGCATCGGTTTCGATGTCGGTCAAGAATTACAACGCCTGGGAAACTCCGGCTGGGGCCTGACCATCATGCAGGAGCGGGCGCAATCGATTAACGGCCACTTTGCAATGGACTCGGCACCGGGCAGAGGAACGACCGTCCGGGTCATGCTGAAGGAGGAGGCATAG